The following are from one region of the Juglans regia cultivar Chandler chromosome 10, Walnut 2.0, whole genome shotgun sequence genome:
- the LOC118349681 gene encoding F-box protein At5g49610-like gives MGSPDLPSDIIFEILSRTSLKTLGRCAFVCKDWNRMVYESSFMHAFCQRTKAISGFFLQSRFVGRPFAEFVSNYSMQDSDSKLSLDFLPRNVNIEAATKQGILLCVKELDTKILRIPEYYVCKPSTKEWHKIPNPKTRYFTERLAMVVLRSQPLHYVIVRFSEPRSRWRTYNSKMYISHHCEIFDSETWAWKQLQDVLLPYDMFFGTDPAVSACGVLHWLMSDNQVFAFDKDTESWTTFDLPFPLCKKNYFKHTKLVEYNGHLAMLCTENHGEFAQLWVMVDSESKVWMKRQRMSIEAVRGVERHSFPVAMDSSDITLMRGFYSVIYYNFTTFRSKRCFVQRIQPDEVFPFQSDLEPAYLKNYWKKEQFSRFLRWVCLFICSCLYSLFQYFYSST, from the coding sequence ATGGGGTCCCCCGATCTTCCATCGGATATAATCTTTGAGATTTTATCACGAACATCTCTAAAAACTCTTGGCCGATGCGCGTTCGTTTGCAAGGACTGGAATCGGATGGTGTACGAGTCAAGTTTTATGCATGCGTTTTGTCAGAGAACGAAGGCAATATCAGGGTTCTTCTTGCAAAGTAGATTCGTGGGAAGGCCTTTTGCGGAGTTCGTCTCCAACTATAGCATGCAGGATTCCGATTCCAAGCTTTCCCTTGATTTTTTGCCCAGAAATGTCAATATTGAAGCGGCCACCAAACAAGGTATCTTGTTATGTGTGAAAGAGTTGGACACAAAGATTTTGAGGATACCAGAATATTATGTCTGCAAACCTAGCACCAAAGAATGGCACAAGATCCCGAACCCTAAAACAAGGTACTTCACCGAGAGACTTGCAATGGTGGTGCTCAGATCACAGCCTCTGCACTATGTGATAGTTCGATTTTCAGAACCCAGGTCTCGATGGAGAACGTACAACTCCAAAATGTACATCAGTCATCACTGCGAGATTTTCGATTCGGAAACATGGGCTTGGAAACAGTTGCAAGATGTTTTGTTGCCGTATGACATGTTTTTTGGAACCGATCCTGCTGTATCTGCATGTGGAGTTCTTCACTGGCTTATGTCCGACAACCAAGTCTTCGCTTTCGATAAAGATACAGAGAGTTGGACGACATTTGACCTACCTTTCCCTCTCTGCAAGAAAAACTATTTCAAGCACACGAAACTTGTGGAGTACAATGGCCACCTTGCCATGCTTTGCACGGAAAATCATGGTGAGTTTGCGCAGCTTTGGGTAATGGTGGATTCTGAATCGAAAGTATGGATGAAGAGACAGAGAATGAGCATAGAAGCCGTTCGAGGAGTGGAACGCCATAGTTTTCCCGTCGCCATGGACAGTTCTGATATTACTCTCATGAGGGGCTTCTACAGCGTAATATATTACAACTTTACAACTTTTCGGTCCAAGCGATGCTTTGTGCAGAGAATACAGCCGGATGAAGTTTTCCCTTTCCAATCCGATCTTGAGCCGGCTTACTTGAAGAATTATTGGAAGAAGGAACAGTTTTCAAGATTTCTTCGTTGGGTTTGCTTGTTTATTTGCAGTTGTTTATATTCTCTATTTCAGTACTTTTACAGTTCCACTTAG